The window aaaaaataaaggattGGACAAAACAGAAACAAATTTTAAACTAAGATATACAACAGTCAGgaataaaaaatacttattggcttatttttaaataatgtacAATTGTTTTTGTGATTATGTTTAGTTTGCAATTATTATCTCTTATATATCATAATACGACAGTTTTATTTTACAGATCtacattttatacaaattgCTTAAGCATTGTGATATTTAGGTTCTTTTGCActtcattgttttttttttcatatttcttctatttctttaaaatctcTGTAATTTACAAGTCAAATATACAAGAAGAATTGTCAATTATTTTTGCATATCACTTTCCAAATTTTTTATATACTATTAAACTGTGCGTACAAAGAGAACTGTAAAATtctatcaattttaatattaatttattttttgctcAAGTAAACAAAAAATGTATAACTTACTATAAATTGAATTGTACGTAAAAATGTAAATAGTGCCCTTTGTACGCGAAGTTAAATTTGAAGGAGGGATCTACAGTAATTATTTGTTACATTCTTTCTATCCAGAAATTCTTTTATAtcacaaatattaatattttaattgtttatcTAAGACAGAATTTCGCTTCTCTTTTTTACATAATTGTATAAGATATAAGCGTTTTGTatacaattcaattttattaaacctAATAAGCAATATTTTTGGTTACTTGTTCTTTGTTCTTTTCTTAAAAAACCTACACCTCGTGTAAAAATGATGAACCAAGTCCTGAGAAATTTAAATGAAGTCCAAATGTTTACAAGACATTCATTACTATACACAATATAGCAACCATCATATACAGAACAGATCAAATAAAGTGTTACAATAGTGATGTCCAGCGAAACTTTGGGCTTTTACCCATTTCATATTTTCTCCAGTATTAAAAAGAACGAAATAGATATTAGCTGTggttttgaagaaaatttgtaGCACTTTACTTGGCTTCTCCTGGATATGTATGTACAAAGAATTATTTCCTTTAtgtcaatttaatttttgaattgatATAATTAgtacttaaaaataaattgttaaactttgttgttgttgtgttatataaatatatataataatgaatgaatgaatgaatgaatgaatgaatgaacgaatGGACATACAGCATGTTTATGAATGTATATATATGCGTGTATGTTTAACATTTAAATTTCTCTGtgttaattcaaattatgttatgtacattttatgctatagaatatttatatacaattttGCTGCAAATTATTACCTCTCTTTAATGCacaaattattactattataaaaatttgtctaTTTTTATGGTTTTAAagaatttgatgaaaatgaTAATGACAATAATAACGAAGCATATGACTACAacagttttaaataaaaaacaatataaaaacattataataaattttgcatTAATATATGTAACgattaatttaacttttaaatggtatatgtattattaaaattgtaaccaCTGGTTTCACAGTCAAAGTCATAGTCACATGTCAGAGAGAGATAGAAGTTAATATTGTTGgaataaatgtacaatttctgaaaatataattttgcatAACGGTAggtattaaaaatgttttctttttaagtAAACATGTGAGCTCGTTCTCCTTAAGTATGAAAATGATTTCAATGTGTAATTATATAATACAGATAAGGTAAAGgaataaaggaaaatattttatgaGCAAAAAATCTATTTATTTACACCTATATAAGATTTATATGTCATAATCTTCAAAAAAGTGATAGTGAAAATAAGTATCGTTACACCAAATGTACTTCCGCGTCATTAAGAACATAACTACACATGCTTACTAAAAATAAtacaacttaaaaaaaaaactaaaaaaaagtcTTGCAATATCattgaaattatatataataatataataatcattTTCTTACATAAGAACTTTGTTATTTACATGTGATTTCTTACATTCACAGGAGAACACTTGTCtattatatacttttttttattaacacttCTTATAAAAAGTGTGAGTGTTCAAATTCCATTCAATTGATTAATAAtcgatttcattttatatacACAAATACAATTATGGAAAAGTCTATGCTTTCGATTCttgtcaaatttttaatttggtaCAATATGCCCTGTACATGTTCCTGCGTACATGATGTTTTAGGGAAAACTTTTAACGTTTCAAAGTTGCATAAATATTAGTAAAAAAGCAAATACCTTCTTTTTATTAACATTGTTTCTCAGCAACGATTCAACTACCCTATaggtaaatttttaattttaaattaaaaaatcttgCTTTTATATTAGGTCGAAAAGGCCACCGTTCAAGGCCACAGgccaagaaaattaaatttaattaacgagAAGAATCgttatatttcttcgtttccgttaattctcattttttatttgtaactCTTAAAGACAATAATGGCATTCCTTTTTTTGGAACATCCTGTACATTGGAAGATATTTCTATCGAGCATATTGATATTTAAAGTAGGTAAAATTACCATACATTTGTCCTTTATACATCTGGAATTTATACTTTCACATTTCAACACACACTCATGCATTGAATAATACAAAGTGTGATTTCGAAAACGTTTCACAGTTGTtaaatgctgaaaaatataaatcaagtattaaatttcattcaaagtGTAATTCTtaccaataaaataaaaaaaattatatgtacatatataatgaataataaaatatttaaatattaaattcctaTTAATGTACAATACTGAACATAGGCTTCCCTAGCAAAGACGGCGTTTTAAAGCAGGCATGTCCAAAGTTGTCTGCTGATCGTGAGAAACATAGGCTGTCCCCCACCATGGTCCAACGTTATTCTGGGTAGGGGTTCGCAACACTGTACTGTGTagagatgagatgttgcggaggctaaggaatgcgggtacgattggtcagagttttctagtcacgcctaatgcacacgcattctagaccgTCGAAACGCTCATACATACTAAGTCCGTCGCTTGCACACCGCAAAGTCAAATGGGTGCGTGACAGACCAAGAAGGcactccttagcctccgcaacatttcatctctgcacagtacatACTACAAAAATGCTAGCCTGTCATGGTTGTCTCCTCAGCGTCACGCGGTTTCCTTGACAACTAAGTCATGCTACGCGATAGAACGAATGGAAAGGGAAGCCGGCGCGTGAGGTGCCCCTACGCTGGACAGGCTTGCTCTAGGGCAGGAAGATAAGGCGCAACTACTCACGTGTAGACGTTTAACTAggcaaattttattcaatattttttgaaactttgaaatttgaattttgagatttttaaatttgaaacatcgaaattaaaattttaagctttaagatataaattttgaaacttcGAAATtcaacttatatatatatatatatatcaatttttcttaaattattgttaatattaatatattcaaaattatGACTTTGtgaatgattttttattaattatttatgcatTATTTACGTCTAATATTATAGCGAGTAGTAGGGCCGCCTCTTTCTCCTAGGGAAGCTTAccgtgctcggtactgtacctATGTACAAATACTTCTTTTAATGTACTTAATTTATAGACAAATATTATAGTAgtcttttaaaataattcttcaGTCCTTCAAATTAAAACCATATGTcataatacaaatttatttcttcataaTTTCTACTGGCAAACTCACCGAAGTTTCATGTAACTCGATGAAGGTTACACTTCGGTATATACTGATTAGTATCCAAATGCCAACCTTTCGTTAACGCACAAGGATAATGAGTAACAGCTTTACAACCTCTTTTAACGCAGCCAATATTTGCTCCTGTTAAACCACAAGAGTCACATATAGACTTCGCTGCATCCCACACCGCCTCTTGCAAACCCGTTACTCTACCACCTGTAATATAAAATGTTACTGTTTAAAATGTTTCAACATCATAcattttaattgatttaaataTGCGAAACAGTTGTTAGTTATTGTACCTGCCATGTATACTCCAGCTGCCCAAACGGCACACTGTTCATGAAGCCAAACTTCCCAACGCTGTTCCTCTCCAGGGAGTACAGTCATTCCAGTAAATATGGCATTGGTATTACTTTCAACggaatttcgtttctttttaccCATTTTTGCAGTAAATTGATCAGCTAATCCAGCGTACCTCAAACTTCTTTTATTCTTACTACCTTTTTTCTGTTCAGTAGTAATTTCTTGCTCGTCAGCTGAAAGAATTCCATCTTCTAAGCGTTCTTTACCAATTAAATATGGCCCAAATAAATCGCTTAAAACACCAGCTGGAACCTGTAATTCAATTAGTTATTTCTAATGCCATTTGCAATTCGTATTAATGATtaactataaaaatatattataacgtACAATGTAAGTTCCAGGAGCTATGTGAGGTCCAGCTAAATTAGGATGTGGTCGAGAAGGATCTCCAGGTATAACAGCGTGAGGACCTTGTTTACAAAATACACAGACCCAGGTAGAATCTGTTGTATGGGCGTCATAACGCGATGACAACGTTGAACTAAAAAGACCCACTTTACTGACTTTACCTGTGAAAAACAAGTCGTTATAGTCAAGTCAATATGTAGTTTCAAATcgttaaattatttctaaataacttAAAAGTAtttagcaattaaaaatatatacctCTATAGTCTAAATCATTTTGATGACTGAGTCTCTTACTCCTTCCCGCACTACCATTTCCCACACTCTTTCGTTTCTCTttacttttctcttcttcttcttccctggGTGCATTAACTACTTGAATACTTAAAGGACTATCTCTTGGACCTTCAACATGAACCACCGGTCCACGAGATCTGATAGAACTTGCATTTGATCCAGAATCGTACGTTACTTCTCTTACTCCgtctactttaatatttttctttgttttcttcgAAATATCTTGTTTCTTCGAACTTTTCGACAGTCTCCTTTTTTTTATGTCTTTCTGAGGCATATCATTATTGACAgttccaaaaatattttcagaagaTCTGGAAATTTTTCGTTTCCCTCCTTGAACTTTagtcctttttcccttttttccagATAATTTTGTATCAACGGTGGACGAAACATCAGTAGGATTAACACTGTGTAATTCTTTTGTATGTAGAATATTATTTTCTAGATTCTCAGTTTTAGTTGTACTACCAGCTTGAAGCTGAGATTTTGCAAATTCTGTTGTTGGTTCCTCCTTTTTAACATCCGCTTCTGTCTCGACGATACCAGCAAACATTTTCTCAAGTTCTGATTCTACTTCGTTAAATGGATTTGTATTATTTACAACCTTTGGACTCgttatttttacaaattcagTTGCATCGTCACTGGATTTTCTTCTAACCCTCTGATTCGAAGGAGTTGAACTAGGAGGTATATTGTCACTACTTCTGCGCCTTCTAATTGGTTGATTTTCTTCAATTCTTTCACTTACAGTTTCATCTACCTTTTCAGATATTCTATGATCTGCTGTAGCAATACGTTCATTATCTTCTAATTTTACAATTGGGATAGCACTTGCCAGTTCTTCTGGTGTTGATTCATTTATTCTAAGTTCTATTGGTTCTGTAGGTTCTAATTCCATATCTTCTACTTCTGTTTTCGAGTCTTTACTAAGTCGTACTGGCTTTTCGAGTTTCCTTTTCCTGCGCTGTTTAGTATTATCATTAGAATCATCATTACtgaatgtaggagatacaactTCATCTTCTCTATTTGGAGATTTCGATTTTTGTCTATCAGGGGACATACTTTTAACACTTGACGTATCTTTCTCTTCTACTGGCATTACAATAACAGATCCAATATTTTCAGCACTTCCAAGCTTTTTATTACCACCTTCTAATTTCTCTAAAAGAGAATCCACACCCTTTTTACCTCTTTTAGGTAAATTTTTAGGCGATCTCACACTTGCCTCTTCAATTTTCCGTTCTTGTTCCGAAGATAATTCACTTTTTGAACTATCTGTCACATCTTTATCCATTTTGGAGGTAAGATTCACGATAACAGGCAAAACATTTCTTGGCACTTGTGCAATAACACTTAATGTATCTTTACTTTTCGCGATATCAGGTTCTTTTTTTTCCGGAACTACCCTTTCGATCGTTACACTAGGTGGCAAATTTATAACTTTCTGCGTAAAATTATCTACATTCATTTCCTTTATCTTATCATGAACATTTGCCACACCCTTTAAATTGCTTTCAAAGTTTTTCACTGTTATTTTAGGCGTTGTAACTTCTTTGGTTGACAATGAAACTGGTTCACTAACAGAATTAGGTGTTGGAACTGATGAACTAATTCCACTGTCCGATGAAGTTTCTCCATTCAGAGGTATTGGAGGAGAAATTATATTTCCATTCCTACTACCCTTGTCTACGTTTCTTGCAGTCAGACTTATTGGAATATCCTGGGATATTCGCGAATAATTTTCAGGAATAATTTCTGACGTAGACGATAAATCTAGCGTGTTTTGTGAACTTGGTGAATTTCTATATTGATTTTGATTCTGCCTATTGTCTACCAGCATTTGTAAACTAAATAAAGGATTTCCTGGTGTATTGGCTGGAGTAACACTTTTTGATGGAACAGTCGGTGTGTGCCAGGTCGGAAGTGCTTGAGTATGTGCAAGTTGAGGTGTCAGTTGTGGTGCTCTAGCTATAGACGGATGCGTATAAAACCCAGCTGGACTTAACGCAGCACCTGACAAAGCTGTTGGATGAATGTTTAAACCTGAAACTGTTCAAATTATTTTCAGTCTATAAAGGAAAAcagcaatatttcaaattaggaattacataaaatttgaaaatttacctTGACCTTGTGTCATTGTAAGATGATTCCAGACTGTTTGAGGTGGAGGTGTACCAACCGGAGGTCGGCTATGCCCTGGATATTGTCCGGACATCTTGAAACCTTCCCAATTACTTAATAATATTGATTCACAAACACTTGCAGAACAATGTTCTTGTTTgtctcaataaaatttattaatatttttaatattcagagACAAACATGTAAAAAGAGTTTTCTTgtcatatagaaacaatgaagttttatcattcaaatatttattgaaagcAAGATTAATTTCTTGCTTCAAGTATCCATTTATTATACAACttgaatttctttcaaaatttttacatatgttgtatttagaaattttattgatCTTTATGTTATAAGATAAATTACTTGGAtcgaaaaattctaataaaccATAGCTTATTTCCTTGTACTTTGTGTTATAGCACTCTTCTATATCAAAGGAATGATTTGTT of the Osmia lignaria lignaria isolate PbOS001 chromosome 7, iyOsmLign1, whole genome shotgun sequence genome contains:
- the LOC117609711 gene encoding uncharacterized protein LOC117609711 isoform X1, which encodes MSGQYPGHSRPPVGTPPPQTVWNHLTMTQGQVSGLNIHPTALSGAALSPAGFYTHPSIARAPQLTPQLAHTQALPTWHTPTVPSKSVTPANTPGNPLFSLQMLVDNRQNQNQYRNSPSSQNTLDLSSTSEIIPENYSRISQDIPISLTARNVDKGSRNGNIISPPIPLNGETSSDSGISSSVPTPNSVSEPVSLSTKEVTTPKITVKNFESNLKGVANVHDKIKEMNVDNFTQKVINLPPSVTIERVVPEKKEPDIAKSKDTLSVIAQVPRNVLPVIVNLTSKMDKDVTDSSKSELSSEQERKIEEASVRSPKNLPKRGKKGVDSLLEKLEGGNKKLGSAENIGSVIVMPVEEKDTSSVKSMSPDRQKSKSPNREDEVVSPTFSNDDSNDNTKQRRKRKLEKPVRLSKDSKTEVEDMELEPTEPIELRINESTPEELASAIPIVKLEDNERIATADHRISEKVDETVSERIEENQPIRRRRSSDNIPPSSTPSNQRVRRKSSDDATEFVKITSPKVVNNTNPFNEVESELEKMFAGIVETEADVKKEEPTTEFAKSQLQAGSTTKTENLENNILHTKELHSVNPTDVSSTVDTKLSGKKGKRTKVQGGKRKISRSSENIFGTVNNDMPQKDIKKRRLSKSSKKQDISKKTKKNIKVDGVREVTYDSGSNASSIRSRGPVVHVEGPRDSPLSIQVVNAPREEEEEKSKEKRKSVGNGSAGRSKRLSHQNDLDYRGKVSKVGLFSSTLSSRYDAHTTDSTWVCVFCKQGPHAVIPGDPSRPHPNLAGPHIAPGTYIVPAGVLSDLFGPYLIGKERLEDGILSADEQEITTEQKKGSKNKRSLRYAGLADQFTAKMGKKKRNSVESNTNAIFTGMTVLPGEEQRWEVWLHEQCAVWAAGVYMAGGRVTGLQEAVWDAAKSICDSCGLTGANIGCVKRGCKAVTHYPCALTKGWHLDTNQYIPKCNLHRVT
- the LOC117609711 gene encoding uncharacterized protein LOC117609711 isoform X2, yielding MSGQYPGHSRPPVGTPPPQTVWNHLTMTQGQGLNIHPTALSGAALSPAGFYTHPSIARAPQLTPQLAHTQALPTWHTPTVPSKSVTPANTPGNPLFSLQMLVDNRQNQNQYRNSPSSQNTLDLSSTSEIIPENYSRISQDIPISLTARNVDKGSRNGNIISPPIPLNGETSSDSGISSSVPTPNSVSEPVSLSTKEVTTPKITVKNFESNLKGVANVHDKIKEMNVDNFTQKVINLPPSVTIERVVPEKKEPDIAKSKDTLSVIAQVPRNVLPVIVNLTSKMDKDVTDSSKSELSSEQERKIEEASVRSPKNLPKRGKKGVDSLLEKLEGGNKKLGSAENIGSVIVMPVEEKDTSSVKSMSPDRQKSKSPNREDEVVSPTFSNDDSNDNTKQRRKRKLEKPVRLSKDSKTEVEDMELEPTEPIELRINESTPEELASAIPIVKLEDNERIATADHRISEKVDETVSERIEENQPIRRRRSSDNIPPSSTPSNQRVRRKSSDDATEFVKITSPKVVNNTNPFNEVESELEKMFAGIVETEADVKKEEPTTEFAKSQLQAGSTTKTENLENNILHTKELHSVNPTDVSSTVDTKLSGKKGKRTKVQGGKRKISRSSENIFGTVNNDMPQKDIKKRRLSKSSKKQDISKKTKKNIKVDGVREVTYDSGSNASSIRSRGPVVHVEGPRDSPLSIQVVNAPREEEEEKSKEKRKSVGNGSAGRSKRLSHQNDLDYRGKVSKVGLFSSTLSSRYDAHTTDSTWVCVFCKQGPHAVIPGDPSRPHPNLAGPHIAPGTYIVPAGVLSDLFGPYLIGKERLEDGILSADEQEITTEQKKGSKNKRSLRYAGLADQFTAKMGKKKRNSVESNTNAIFTGMTVLPGEEQRWEVWLHEQCAVWAAGVYMAGGRVTGLQEAVWDAAKSICDSCGLTGANIGCVKRGCKAVTHYPCALTKGWHLDTNQYIPKCNLHRVT